In Aequorivita sp. H23M31, a single window of DNA contains:
- a CDS encoding lipocalin family protein: MKKLIFLALIAGVTLSCATPKTVQESKKVLKGYWNLDEVSYDSTGTFNVTLFNDTSAECFEGSSWRFIPNNNTGNYSINNADCPTGERNFIFSIIEIDPASGLYDFMIKPTDAKGKSEDKVGFRLRLAQLSENNMRWEQTVNLDGKPFKIKMDFSKIQE, from the coding sequence ATGAAAAAATTAATTTTTTTAGCCCTAATCGCGGGAGTAACATTGTCTTGTGCCACGCCAAAGACAGTTCAGGAATCCAAAAAGGTCTTGAAAGGCTATTGGAATTTGGACGAGGTTTCTTACGACAGTACTGGAACATTCAACGTAACACTTTTTAACGACACTTCTGCAGAATGTTTTGAAGGAAGTTCATGGCGTTTTATACCAAACAATAATACTGGTAATTACAGTATTAACAACGCCGATTGTCCGACTGGAGAACGTAATTTTATATTTTCGATCATTGAAATCGATCCTGCTTCAGGATTGTACGATTTTATGATAAAGCCCACTGATGCAAAAGGAAAATCTGAGGATAAAGTGGGATTTCGTCTGCGCTTGGCCCAACTTAGCGAAAACAATATGCGTTGGGAACAAACCGTAAATTTGGATGGAAAACCTTTCAAAATTAAAATGGATTTTTCCAAAATTCAAGAGTAA
- a CDS encoding DUF1328 domain-containing protein, with translation MVRWIVIFLVIAIIAAIFGFGGIASGATDIAMIIFWIFLVLLVLSLLSSLFRK, from the coding sequence ATGGTACGCTGGATCGTTATTTTTCTTGTAATTGCAATTATCGCCGCTATATTTGGTTTTGGAGGTATAGCCTCTGGAGCTACTGATATTGCAATGATTATCTTTTGGATATTCTTGGTTTTACTTGTTCTTTCACTTTTATCAAGTCTTTTCAGAAAATAA